Proteins from one Mugil cephalus isolate CIBA_MC_2020 chromosome 15, CIBA_Mcephalus_1.1, whole genome shotgun sequence genomic window:
- the si:dkeyp-23e4.3 gene encoding rho GTPase-activating protein 7 isoform X1: MWNMAQTPAVKTPLRRSFSEHVKDSTNKAWDVFWRSVRERRLWEIEAKEACDWLRAAGFPQYVQLFKDGRFPVDVEWAKRDHPFLDKDALDSLCRRLVTLNKCLEMRLEPRRAKRRGDDCIEEDFCAISPNWTYDRRTQQWRRLSSTEDILRLADSSTGLQDGNERHDDVSSIHSSSSTESEGRDRHHKSHREPAAISATLTGNTTDDLETSRSSSRSSYTNKIPSLETSFSGPPSPGGSGGGSSTMSLEAESCFPDKPPRKNCTTLLRKMEKLRLRGSGGRHHLHRSSGSSSSRSQARHVTSRPDLVQEEEKMERLHCPSSLQVNSRSSSSHSSPHTISSSSSSNSQSECSSTVSTPSPVTRVRSNCKRSNSGAGLTGRKNRNNQNHEEDYRNQINNNNNNSHDSLVFQIPHGHKPGTFPTSLAHKSAILSPIIDSTSVNWRTGSFHGYQRRHSGPRGTSSLASGDRNPASLTSSCDRGVPSPRPALDHRLSVYDNMPDERQLSESDGGSDAERTGEDSDVSRLLAGEDVFSALDSVLERIGKLQQLVSSWSENLSEDDCQKGSTSSSSSSSASSSSCSSSSQDSPAHGSSAASPCPSSPSHIHLEVQRPEKVSANEEEPKSTSPPPRSSRVSQHLHWSSEQSLPSLPSCPGVESQSASQFLLLQKLSLLKLTALMDKYSPSSKQGWNWTVPKPPRKTKAMEVKAQRVFGVPLLLSVQQTGEPLPPCVLRALIYLRTECLDQVGLFRKSGVKSRIQFLREMVESDPDGVSYDSQSAFDVADMVKQYFRDLPEPIFSSKLCESFLHIYQYFPKDQQLLAAQAAILLLPDENREALRTLLFFLRDVVACVDENQMTPTNIAVCLAPSLFHLNTLKKRDGSATRSSHRKYSLGRPDQRDLSENLAATQGLAHMITEAQRLFQLPEFWPGQSLSFPTEDYLSEESAGRGGGGGLVPHSKRGEEEEEEQEERRIQLQLNTQQLLKEAREKSRGWESHAAPEHVELSFKKVDDGLPLWMWRGSVEVEAPQEELLRRLLSEQRLWEGNLRQAAVVQTLSEDADVYRYLLQSQGHGLGSQPLQEHLLLRTWQTDPSSGPLYLSSVSTEHPEVQAEGIRVHVHSCLYLLEPTGARKTRLTHLCRTDTRGRSQEWHSKVSGHLLASGLLSIRDSFRAEYKETKI, from the exons agatTGAAGCCAAGGaggcctgtgattggctgcgaGCGGCCGGCTTCCCTCAGTACGTGCAGCTCTTCAAAG acgGCAGGTTCCCTGTCGACGTTGAGTGGGCCAAGCGTGATCACCCCTTCCTGGATAAGGATGCCCTTGATTCGCTCTGCAG GCGGCTGGTCACTTTGAATAAATGTCTGGAAATGAGGCTGGAGCCACGGAGAGCGAAACGCAGA GGGGACGACTGCATCGAGGAGGACTTCTGCGCCATCAGCCCCAACTGGACCTACGACAGGCGGACGCAACAGTGGCGACGCCTCAGCTCCACCGAAGACATCCTCCGTCTGGCCGACAGCTCCACCGGGCTGCAGGATGGAAACGAGCGCCACGACGACGTCTCCTCCATCCACAGCTCCAGCAGCACCGAGAGCGAGGGCCGCGACCGGCACCACAAGAGTCACAGAGAACCCGCCGCCATCTCCGCAACGCTTACTGGAAACACCACAGACGACCTGGAGACCAGCAGGagctcctcccgctcctcctacACGAACAAGATCCCCTCCCTGGAAACGTCGTTCAGCGGGCCTCCTTCTCCGGGTGGGAGCGGTGGAGGATCGTCCACCATGAGTCTGGAGGCCGAGAGCTGCTTCCCAGACAAACCTCCCAGGAAGAACTGCACCACTCTgctgaggaagatggagaaacTGAGGCTGAGGGGATCGGGGGGCCGCCACCATTTGCATCGAAGCAGTGGAAGTAGTAGCAGCAGGAGTCAGGCTCGGCACGTTACAAGTCGGCCGGATCTGGtccaagaggaggagaagatggagaggcTGCACTGCCCTTCAAG TCTGCAGGTTAACAGCCGCTCGTCCTCGTCGCACTCGTCTCCTCacaccatcagcagcagcagcagcagcaacagccaatcagagtgcaGCAGCACCGTCAGCACCCCCAGCCCCGTCACCAGGGTCAGGAGTAACTGCAAACGCTCCAACAGTGGCGCCGGGCTCACCGGGAGGAAGAACCGGAACAACCAGAACCACGAAGAG GACTATAGGAACcagatcaacaacaacaacaacaacagccacgACAGCCTGGTCTTCCAGATCCCCCACGGACACAAACCGGGCACCTTCCCGACTTCCCTCGCCCACAAGAGCGCCATCCTGTCCCCCATCATTGACAGCACTTCCGTCAACTGGAGGACGGGGAGCTTCCACGGATACCAGCGGCGTCACAGCGGGCCCCGGGGCACGTCCTCCCTGGCCAGCGGCGACAGGAACCCCGCGTCGTTGACGTCCAGCTGTGACCGGGGCGTTCCCAGCCCACGCCCGGCACTGGATCACCGGCTGAGCGTTTACGACAACATGCCCGACGAGCGACAGCTGTCTGAAAGCGACGGCGGCAGCGACGCGGAACGGACCGGCGAGGACTCGGAT GTGAGTCGGCTGCTGGCAGGCGAGGACGTTTTCTCGGCTCTGGACAGCGTCCTGGAGAGAATTGGCAAACTCCAACAACTCGTCTCCTCGTGGTCTGAGAATTTATCCGAGGACGACTGTCAAAAAGGTtccacctcgtcctcctcctcgtcctccgcctcctcgtcctcctgctcttcctcgtCCCAGGACTCGCCTGCCCACGGCTCCTCGGCCGCCTCCCCCtgcccctcctcccccagccACATACACCTGGAGGTCCAGCGTCCTGAGAAGGTATCGGCGAACGAGGAGGAGCCGAAGTCCACGTCGCCTCCGCCCAGGAGCAG CAGGGTGAGCCAGCATCTGCACTGGTCCAGTGAGCAGAGTCTGCCCTCCCTGCCCTCCTGCCCCGGAGTCGAGAGCCAGTCGGCCTCCCAGTTCCTCCTGCTGCAGAAGCTGTCGCTGCTCAAACTCACAGCCCTCATGGACAAATACTCGCCGTCAAGCAAGCAGGGCTGGAACTG GACTGTTCCCAAACCGCCAAGGAAGACCAAGGCGATGGAGGTGAAGGCCCAGAGGGTGTTCGGTGTTCCTCTGCTCCTCAGTGTCCAGCAGACGGGAGAACCGCTTCCTCCCTGCGTCCTCAGAGCCCTCATTTATCTGAGGACCGAGTGTTTGGACCAA GTTGGTCTTTTCAGGAAGTCAGGGGTCAAGTCTCGTATCCAGTTCCTCCGTGAGATGGTCGAGTCCGACCCAGACGGAGTTTCGTACGACAGTCAGTCGGCCTTCGATGTGGCCGACATGGTGAAGCAGTACTTCAGAGACCTGCCTGAACCCATCTTCAGCAGCAAACTCTGCGAGTCCTTCCTCCACATTTATCAAT ATTTCCCAAAGGATCAGCAGCTGCTAGCGGCTCAGGCGGCCATCTTGCTGCTTCCCGACGAGAACAGGGAGGCCCTGCGAACGCTGCTCTTCTTCCTCCGGGACGTTGTGGCCTGCGTGGACGAGAACCAGATGACTCCCACCAACATCGCCGTCTGCCTGGCGCCGTCACTTTTCCACCTCAACACCTTGAAGAAGAGGGACGGCAGCGCCACCAG GTCGAGTCACAGGAAGTACAGCCTGGGCCGCCCGGACCAGCGAGACCTGAGCGAGAACCTGGCCGCCACCCAGGGGTTGGCCCACATGATCACGGAGGCCCAGAGGCTTTTCCAG CTTCCAGAGTTCTGGCCCGGCCAGAGTTTAAGTTTCCCCACGGAGGATTACCTCTCTGAGGAGtctgcaggaagaggaggaggaggaggcctggtGCCCCACAGtaagagaggggaggaggaggaggaggagcaggaggagagaaggatccagctgcagcttaaCACCCAGCAACTCCTGAAGGAGGCCAGAGAGAAGAGCCGAGGCTGGGAGAGTCACGCAGCTCCAGAGCACGTGGAGCTCTCCTTCAAGAAG GTGGACGACGGCCTCCCTCTGTGGATGTGGCGCGGCTCCGTGGAGGTGGAAGCCCCACAGGAGGAGCTGCTCCGGCGGCTGCTGAGCGAGCAGAGGCTGTGGGAGGGAAACCTGCGTCAGGCCGCCGTCGTCCAGACGTTATCAGAGGACGCCGACGTCTACCGCTACCTCCTCCAGAGCCAGGGCCACGGCCTGGGCTCCCAGCCCCTCCAGGAACACCTGCTGCTCAG gACCTGGCAGACGGACCCGTCCTCCGGTCCCCTCTACCTGTCCTCCGTGTCCACGGAGCACCCCGAGGTGCAGGCCGAGGGAATCAGGGTCCACGTCCACTCCTGCCTCTACCTGCTGGAGCCCACGGGAGCCAGGAAGACCAGACTGACCCACCTCTGTCGAACAGACACCAG GGGTCGGTCGCAGGAGTGGCACAGCAAAGTGAGCGGACACCTCCTGGCCTCGGGTCTGTTGTCGATCAGAGATTCCTTCAGAGCCGAATACAAAGAAACCAAGATATGA
- the si:dkeyp-23e4.3 gene encoding rho GTPase-activating protein 7 isoform X2: protein MWNMAQTPAVKTPLRRSFSEHVKDSTNKAWDVFWRSVRERRLWEIEAKEACDWLRAAGFPQYVQLFKDGRFPVDVEWAKRDHPFLDKDALDSLCRRLVTLNKCLEMRLEPRRAKRRGDDCIEEDFCAISPNWTYDRRTQQWRRLSSTEDILRLADSSTGLQDGNERHDDVSSIHSSSSTESEGRDRHHKSHREPAAISATLTGNTTDDLETSRSSSRSSYTNKIPSLETSFSGPPSPGGSGGGSSTMSLEAESCFPDKPPRKNCTTLLRKMEKLRLRGSGGRHHLHRSSGSSSSRSQARHVTSRPDLVQEEEKMERLHCPSSLQVNSRSSSSHSSPHTISSSSSSNSQSECSSTVSTPSPVTRVRSNCKRSNSGAGLTGRKNRNNQNHEEDYRNQINNNNNNSHDSLVFQIPHGHKPGTFPTSLAHKSAILSPIIDSTSVNWRTGSFHGYQRRHSGPRGTSSLASGDRNPASLTSSCDRGVPSPRPALDHRLSVYDNMPDERQLSESDGGSDAERTGEDSDVSRLLAGEDVFSALDSVLERIGKLQQLVSSWSENLSEDDCQKGSTSSSSSSSASSSSCSSSSQDSPAHGSSAASPCPSSPSHIHLEVQRPEKVSANEEEPKSTSPPPRSRVSQHLHWSSEQSLPSLPSCPGVESQSASQFLLLQKLSLLKLTALMDKYSPSSKQGWNWTVPKPPRKTKAMEVKAQRVFGVPLLLSVQQTGEPLPPCVLRALIYLRTECLDQVGLFRKSGVKSRIQFLREMVESDPDGVSYDSQSAFDVADMVKQYFRDLPEPIFSSKLCESFLHIYQYFPKDQQLLAAQAAILLLPDENREALRTLLFFLRDVVACVDENQMTPTNIAVCLAPSLFHLNTLKKRDGSATRSSHRKYSLGRPDQRDLSENLAATQGLAHMITEAQRLFQLPEFWPGQSLSFPTEDYLSEESAGRGGGGGLVPHSKRGEEEEEEQEERRIQLQLNTQQLLKEAREKSRGWESHAAPEHVELSFKKVDDGLPLWMWRGSVEVEAPQEELLRRLLSEQRLWEGNLRQAAVVQTLSEDADVYRYLLQSQGHGLGSQPLQEHLLLRTWQTDPSSGPLYLSSVSTEHPEVQAEGIRVHVHSCLYLLEPTGARKTRLTHLCRTDTRGRSQEWHSKVSGHLLASGLLSIRDSFRAEYKETKI from the exons agatTGAAGCCAAGGaggcctgtgattggctgcgaGCGGCCGGCTTCCCTCAGTACGTGCAGCTCTTCAAAG acgGCAGGTTCCCTGTCGACGTTGAGTGGGCCAAGCGTGATCACCCCTTCCTGGATAAGGATGCCCTTGATTCGCTCTGCAG GCGGCTGGTCACTTTGAATAAATGTCTGGAAATGAGGCTGGAGCCACGGAGAGCGAAACGCAGA GGGGACGACTGCATCGAGGAGGACTTCTGCGCCATCAGCCCCAACTGGACCTACGACAGGCGGACGCAACAGTGGCGACGCCTCAGCTCCACCGAAGACATCCTCCGTCTGGCCGACAGCTCCACCGGGCTGCAGGATGGAAACGAGCGCCACGACGACGTCTCCTCCATCCACAGCTCCAGCAGCACCGAGAGCGAGGGCCGCGACCGGCACCACAAGAGTCACAGAGAACCCGCCGCCATCTCCGCAACGCTTACTGGAAACACCACAGACGACCTGGAGACCAGCAGGagctcctcccgctcctcctacACGAACAAGATCCCCTCCCTGGAAACGTCGTTCAGCGGGCCTCCTTCTCCGGGTGGGAGCGGTGGAGGATCGTCCACCATGAGTCTGGAGGCCGAGAGCTGCTTCCCAGACAAACCTCCCAGGAAGAACTGCACCACTCTgctgaggaagatggagaaacTGAGGCTGAGGGGATCGGGGGGCCGCCACCATTTGCATCGAAGCAGTGGAAGTAGTAGCAGCAGGAGTCAGGCTCGGCACGTTACAAGTCGGCCGGATCTGGtccaagaggaggagaagatggagaggcTGCACTGCCCTTCAAG TCTGCAGGTTAACAGCCGCTCGTCCTCGTCGCACTCGTCTCCTCacaccatcagcagcagcagcagcagcaacagccaatcagagtgcaGCAGCACCGTCAGCACCCCCAGCCCCGTCACCAGGGTCAGGAGTAACTGCAAACGCTCCAACAGTGGCGCCGGGCTCACCGGGAGGAAGAACCGGAACAACCAGAACCACGAAGAG GACTATAGGAACcagatcaacaacaacaacaacaacagccacgACAGCCTGGTCTTCCAGATCCCCCACGGACACAAACCGGGCACCTTCCCGACTTCCCTCGCCCACAAGAGCGCCATCCTGTCCCCCATCATTGACAGCACTTCCGTCAACTGGAGGACGGGGAGCTTCCACGGATACCAGCGGCGTCACAGCGGGCCCCGGGGCACGTCCTCCCTGGCCAGCGGCGACAGGAACCCCGCGTCGTTGACGTCCAGCTGTGACCGGGGCGTTCCCAGCCCACGCCCGGCACTGGATCACCGGCTGAGCGTTTACGACAACATGCCCGACGAGCGACAGCTGTCTGAAAGCGACGGCGGCAGCGACGCGGAACGGACCGGCGAGGACTCGGAT GTGAGTCGGCTGCTGGCAGGCGAGGACGTTTTCTCGGCTCTGGACAGCGTCCTGGAGAGAATTGGCAAACTCCAACAACTCGTCTCCTCGTGGTCTGAGAATTTATCCGAGGACGACTGTCAAAAAGGTtccacctcgtcctcctcctcgtcctccgcctcctcgtcctcctgctcttcctcgtCCCAGGACTCGCCTGCCCACGGCTCCTCGGCCGCCTCCCCCtgcccctcctcccccagccACATACACCTGGAGGTCCAGCGTCCTGAGAAGGTATCGGCGAACGAGGAGGAGCCGAAGTCCACGTCGCCTCCGCCCAGGAGCAG GGTGAGCCAGCATCTGCACTGGTCCAGTGAGCAGAGTCTGCCCTCCCTGCCCTCCTGCCCCGGAGTCGAGAGCCAGTCGGCCTCCCAGTTCCTCCTGCTGCAGAAGCTGTCGCTGCTCAAACTCACAGCCCTCATGGACAAATACTCGCCGTCAAGCAAGCAGGGCTGGAACTG GACTGTTCCCAAACCGCCAAGGAAGACCAAGGCGATGGAGGTGAAGGCCCAGAGGGTGTTCGGTGTTCCTCTGCTCCTCAGTGTCCAGCAGACGGGAGAACCGCTTCCTCCCTGCGTCCTCAGAGCCCTCATTTATCTGAGGACCGAGTGTTTGGACCAA GTTGGTCTTTTCAGGAAGTCAGGGGTCAAGTCTCGTATCCAGTTCCTCCGTGAGATGGTCGAGTCCGACCCAGACGGAGTTTCGTACGACAGTCAGTCGGCCTTCGATGTGGCCGACATGGTGAAGCAGTACTTCAGAGACCTGCCTGAACCCATCTTCAGCAGCAAACTCTGCGAGTCCTTCCTCCACATTTATCAAT ATTTCCCAAAGGATCAGCAGCTGCTAGCGGCTCAGGCGGCCATCTTGCTGCTTCCCGACGAGAACAGGGAGGCCCTGCGAACGCTGCTCTTCTTCCTCCGGGACGTTGTGGCCTGCGTGGACGAGAACCAGATGACTCCCACCAACATCGCCGTCTGCCTGGCGCCGTCACTTTTCCACCTCAACACCTTGAAGAAGAGGGACGGCAGCGCCACCAG GTCGAGTCACAGGAAGTACAGCCTGGGCCGCCCGGACCAGCGAGACCTGAGCGAGAACCTGGCCGCCACCCAGGGGTTGGCCCACATGATCACGGAGGCCCAGAGGCTTTTCCAG CTTCCAGAGTTCTGGCCCGGCCAGAGTTTAAGTTTCCCCACGGAGGATTACCTCTCTGAGGAGtctgcaggaagaggaggaggaggaggcctggtGCCCCACAGtaagagaggggaggaggaggaggaggagcaggaggagagaaggatccagctgcagcttaaCACCCAGCAACTCCTGAAGGAGGCCAGAGAGAAGAGCCGAGGCTGGGAGAGTCACGCAGCTCCAGAGCACGTGGAGCTCTCCTTCAAGAAG GTGGACGACGGCCTCCCTCTGTGGATGTGGCGCGGCTCCGTGGAGGTGGAAGCCCCACAGGAGGAGCTGCTCCGGCGGCTGCTGAGCGAGCAGAGGCTGTGGGAGGGAAACCTGCGTCAGGCCGCCGTCGTCCAGACGTTATCAGAGGACGCCGACGTCTACCGCTACCTCCTCCAGAGCCAGGGCCACGGCCTGGGCTCCCAGCCCCTCCAGGAACACCTGCTGCTCAG gACCTGGCAGACGGACCCGTCCTCCGGTCCCCTCTACCTGTCCTCCGTGTCCACGGAGCACCCCGAGGTGCAGGCCGAGGGAATCAGGGTCCACGTCCACTCCTGCCTCTACCTGCTGGAGCCCACGGGAGCCAGGAAGACCAGACTGACCCACCTCTGTCGAACAGACACCAG GGGTCGGTCGCAGGAGTGGCACAGCAAAGTGAGCGGACACCTCCTGGCCTCGGGTCTGTTGTCGATCAGAGATTCCTTCAGAGCCGAATACAAAGAAACCAAGATATGA
- the si:dkeyp-23e4.3 gene encoding rho GTPase-activating protein 7 isoform X3, which produces MLITKIEAKEACDWLRAAGFPQYVQLFKDGRFPVDVEWAKRDHPFLDKDALDSLCRRLVTLNKCLEMRLEPRRAKRRGDDCIEEDFCAISPNWTYDRRTQQWRRLSSTEDILRLADSSTGLQDGNERHDDVSSIHSSSSTESEGRDRHHKSHREPAAISATLTGNTTDDLETSRSSSRSSYTNKIPSLETSFSGPPSPGGSGGGSSTMSLEAESCFPDKPPRKNCTTLLRKMEKLRLRGSGGRHHLHRSSGSSSSRSQARHVTSRPDLVQEEEKMERLHCPSSLQVNSRSSSSHSSPHTISSSSSSNSQSECSSTVSTPSPVTRVRSNCKRSNSGAGLTGRKNRNNQNHEEDYRNQINNNNNNSHDSLVFQIPHGHKPGTFPTSLAHKSAILSPIIDSTSVNWRTGSFHGYQRRHSGPRGTSSLASGDRNPASLTSSCDRGVPSPRPALDHRLSVYDNMPDERQLSESDGGSDAERTGEDSDVSRLLAGEDVFSALDSVLERIGKLQQLVSSWSENLSEDDCQKGSTSSSSSSSASSSSCSSSSQDSPAHGSSAASPCPSSPSHIHLEVQRPEKVSANEEEPKSTSPPPRSSRVSQHLHWSSEQSLPSLPSCPGVESQSASQFLLLQKLSLLKLTALMDKYSPSSKQGWNWTVPKPPRKTKAMEVKAQRVFGVPLLLSVQQTGEPLPPCVLRALIYLRTECLDQVGLFRKSGVKSRIQFLREMVESDPDGVSYDSQSAFDVADMVKQYFRDLPEPIFSSKLCESFLHIYQYFPKDQQLLAAQAAILLLPDENREALRTLLFFLRDVVACVDENQMTPTNIAVCLAPSLFHLNTLKKRDGSATRSSHRKYSLGRPDQRDLSENLAATQGLAHMITEAQRLFQLPEFWPGQSLSFPTEDYLSEESAGRGGGGGLVPHSKRGEEEEEEQEERRIQLQLNTQQLLKEAREKSRGWESHAAPEHVELSFKKVDDGLPLWMWRGSVEVEAPQEELLRRLLSEQRLWEGNLRQAAVVQTLSEDADVYRYLLQSQGHGLGSQPLQEHLLLRTWQTDPSSGPLYLSSVSTEHPEVQAEGIRVHVHSCLYLLEPTGARKTRLTHLCRTDTRGRSQEWHSKVSGHLLASGLLSIRDSFRAEYKETKI; this is translated from the exons ATGTTGATCACAA agatTGAAGCCAAGGaggcctgtgattggctgcgaGCGGCCGGCTTCCCTCAGTACGTGCAGCTCTTCAAAG acgGCAGGTTCCCTGTCGACGTTGAGTGGGCCAAGCGTGATCACCCCTTCCTGGATAAGGATGCCCTTGATTCGCTCTGCAG GCGGCTGGTCACTTTGAATAAATGTCTGGAAATGAGGCTGGAGCCACGGAGAGCGAAACGCAGA GGGGACGACTGCATCGAGGAGGACTTCTGCGCCATCAGCCCCAACTGGACCTACGACAGGCGGACGCAACAGTGGCGACGCCTCAGCTCCACCGAAGACATCCTCCGTCTGGCCGACAGCTCCACCGGGCTGCAGGATGGAAACGAGCGCCACGACGACGTCTCCTCCATCCACAGCTCCAGCAGCACCGAGAGCGAGGGCCGCGACCGGCACCACAAGAGTCACAGAGAACCCGCCGCCATCTCCGCAACGCTTACTGGAAACACCACAGACGACCTGGAGACCAGCAGGagctcctcccgctcctcctacACGAACAAGATCCCCTCCCTGGAAACGTCGTTCAGCGGGCCTCCTTCTCCGGGTGGGAGCGGTGGAGGATCGTCCACCATGAGTCTGGAGGCCGAGAGCTGCTTCCCAGACAAACCTCCCAGGAAGAACTGCACCACTCTgctgaggaagatggagaaacTGAGGCTGAGGGGATCGGGGGGCCGCCACCATTTGCATCGAAGCAGTGGAAGTAGTAGCAGCAGGAGTCAGGCTCGGCACGTTACAAGTCGGCCGGATCTGGtccaagaggaggagaagatggagaggcTGCACTGCCCTTCAAG TCTGCAGGTTAACAGCCGCTCGTCCTCGTCGCACTCGTCTCCTCacaccatcagcagcagcagcagcagcaacagccaatcagagtgcaGCAGCACCGTCAGCACCCCCAGCCCCGTCACCAGGGTCAGGAGTAACTGCAAACGCTCCAACAGTGGCGCCGGGCTCACCGGGAGGAAGAACCGGAACAACCAGAACCACGAAGAG GACTATAGGAACcagatcaacaacaacaacaacaacagccacgACAGCCTGGTCTTCCAGATCCCCCACGGACACAAACCGGGCACCTTCCCGACTTCCCTCGCCCACAAGAGCGCCATCCTGTCCCCCATCATTGACAGCACTTCCGTCAACTGGAGGACGGGGAGCTTCCACGGATACCAGCGGCGTCACAGCGGGCCCCGGGGCACGTCCTCCCTGGCCAGCGGCGACAGGAACCCCGCGTCGTTGACGTCCAGCTGTGACCGGGGCGTTCCCAGCCCACGCCCGGCACTGGATCACCGGCTGAGCGTTTACGACAACATGCCCGACGAGCGACAGCTGTCTGAAAGCGACGGCGGCAGCGACGCGGAACGGACCGGCGAGGACTCGGAT GTGAGTCGGCTGCTGGCAGGCGAGGACGTTTTCTCGGCTCTGGACAGCGTCCTGGAGAGAATTGGCAAACTCCAACAACTCGTCTCCTCGTGGTCTGAGAATTTATCCGAGGACGACTGTCAAAAAGGTtccacctcgtcctcctcctcgtcctccgcctcctcgtcctcctgctcttcctcgtCCCAGGACTCGCCTGCCCACGGCTCCTCGGCCGCCTCCCCCtgcccctcctcccccagccACATACACCTGGAGGTCCAGCGTCCTGAGAAGGTATCGGCGAACGAGGAGGAGCCGAAGTCCACGTCGCCTCCGCCCAGGAGCAG CAGGGTGAGCCAGCATCTGCACTGGTCCAGTGAGCAGAGTCTGCCCTCCCTGCCCTCCTGCCCCGGAGTCGAGAGCCAGTCGGCCTCCCAGTTCCTCCTGCTGCAGAAGCTGTCGCTGCTCAAACTCACAGCCCTCATGGACAAATACTCGCCGTCAAGCAAGCAGGGCTGGAACTG GACTGTTCCCAAACCGCCAAGGAAGACCAAGGCGATGGAGGTGAAGGCCCAGAGGGTGTTCGGTGTTCCTCTGCTCCTCAGTGTCCAGCAGACGGGAGAACCGCTTCCTCCCTGCGTCCTCAGAGCCCTCATTTATCTGAGGACCGAGTGTTTGGACCAA GTTGGTCTTTTCAGGAAGTCAGGGGTCAAGTCTCGTATCCAGTTCCTCCGTGAGATGGTCGAGTCCGACCCAGACGGAGTTTCGTACGACAGTCAGTCGGCCTTCGATGTGGCCGACATGGTGAAGCAGTACTTCAGAGACCTGCCTGAACCCATCTTCAGCAGCAAACTCTGCGAGTCCTTCCTCCACATTTATCAAT ATTTCCCAAAGGATCAGCAGCTGCTAGCGGCTCAGGCGGCCATCTTGCTGCTTCCCGACGAGAACAGGGAGGCCCTGCGAACGCTGCTCTTCTTCCTCCGGGACGTTGTGGCCTGCGTGGACGAGAACCAGATGACTCCCACCAACATCGCCGTCTGCCTGGCGCCGTCACTTTTCCACCTCAACACCTTGAAGAAGAGGGACGGCAGCGCCACCAG GTCGAGTCACAGGAAGTACAGCCTGGGCCGCCCGGACCAGCGAGACCTGAGCGAGAACCTGGCCGCCACCCAGGGGTTGGCCCACATGATCACGGAGGCCCAGAGGCTTTTCCAG CTTCCAGAGTTCTGGCCCGGCCAGAGTTTAAGTTTCCCCACGGAGGATTACCTCTCTGAGGAGtctgcaggaagaggaggaggaggaggcctggtGCCCCACAGtaagagaggggaggaggaggaggaggagcaggaggagagaaggatccagctgcagcttaaCACCCAGCAACTCCTGAAGGAGGCCAGAGAGAAGAGCCGAGGCTGGGAGAGTCACGCAGCTCCAGAGCACGTGGAGCTCTCCTTCAAGAAG GTGGACGACGGCCTCCCTCTGTGGATGTGGCGCGGCTCCGTGGAGGTGGAAGCCCCACAGGAGGAGCTGCTCCGGCGGCTGCTGAGCGAGCAGAGGCTGTGGGAGGGAAACCTGCGTCAGGCCGCCGTCGTCCAGACGTTATCAGAGGACGCCGACGTCTACCGCTACCTCCTCCAGAGCCAGGGCCACGGCCTGGGCTCCCAGCCCCTCCAGGAACACCTGCTGCTCAG gACCTGGCAGACGGACCCGTCCTCCGGTCCCCTCTACCTGTCCTCCGTGTCCACGGAGCACCCCGAGGTGCAGGCCGAGGGAATCAGGGTCCACGTCCACTCCTGCCTCTACCTGCTGGAGCCCACGGGAGCCAGGAAGACCAGACTGACCCACCTCTGTCGAACAGACACCAG GGGTCGGTCGCAGGAGTGGCACAGCAAAGTGAGCGGACACCTCCTGGCCTCGGGTCTGTTGTCGATCAGAGATTCCTTCAGAGCCGAATACAAAGAAACCAAGATATGA